From a region of the Lactuca sativa cultivar Salinas chromosome 4, Lsat_Salinas_v11, whole genome shotgun sequence genome:
- the LOC111906435 gene encoding uncharacterized protein LOC111906435: MTSLKLDERFWCTYFPTTLDGNAGTWFKTLRPGNISNFVQLKYLFLTNFMQLHKYKGDSHSIIGCKQKEGEAVRKYFTRFINATLDVLGHEEGLIAGAFTWGLLPGPLSQKLMGKKPQTRAELKERVERYLRQEEGEAAKQAYLNAMTTKRHNPGHTDFHGGSRHFGPGRRPQARFRPFIRDDRWGHRPDVYMVSEKQQPTKSPKSRYYEYHKSKTHNTASCSVIKKVMEEKQLKGDLVEIARSLHAKFDAENAKNTLRDGAQPKEIFMVRNKWCREEQTADQ; the protein is encoded by the coding sequence ATGACGTCCTTGAAGCTTGACGAGAGGTTTTGGTGTACCTACTTCCCGACGACCCTTGATGGCAATGCGGGCACGTGGTTTAAGACGTTGCGCCCAGGCAACATCTCCAACTTCGTACAGCTCAAATACTTGTttctcaccaactttatgcagtTGCATAAGTACAAGGGAGACTCCCACTCCATAATAGGCTGCAAGCAGAAGGAGGGTGAGGCTGTACGTAAATATTTCACAAGGTTCATAAATGCCACACTAGATGTGCTGGGACACGAAGAAGGGCTCATAGCTGGCGCCTTCACGTGGGGACTCTTACCAGGCCCCTTATCTCAAAAACTTATGGGTAAGAAACCCCAAACGAGAGCAGAGCTAAAAGAGAGGGTGGAACGATATTTACGGCAGGAGGAAGGTGAGGCAGCAAAGCAGGCATACCTAAATGCTATGACAACCAAGCGCCACAACCCAGGCCACACGGACTTCCATGGAGGAAGTAGACATTTCGGCCCAGGAAGGAGGCCCCAAGCGCGGTTCCGACCATTCATCAGAGATGACAGGTGGGGTCATCGACCGGACGTATACATGGTTTCAGAGAAACAACAACCAACCAAGTCACCCAAGAGTCGATATTACGAGTATCACAAAAGCAAGACACACAATACCGCTAGTTGTTCAGTGATCAAGAAGGTAATGGAAGAAAAGCAGCTCAAGGGAGACTTGGTGGAAATAGCACGGAGCCTGCACGCCAAATTCGATGCCGAAAACGCAAAGAACACGCTGCGAGATGGGGCCCAACCAAAAGAGATATTCATGGTACGCAACAAATGGTGTAGGGAGGAGCAAACGGCCGACCAATAG
- the LOC111906404 gene encoding uncharacterized protein LOC111906404, with protein MPAVRCFSRIDTFEIKVEIGKRLGAQKAEKYFNLLTRYLSQKLRKPEFDKHCVALIGRENLHLHNELIISIIKNASFSNTPPQKHFKSNTPLTLKLPNGSHPRTSLQSLCAFPQSPKKGRTPNLRERKFKDRSLHENTRTDFQTIKLQQQQQQQSVSLSSKPPPNNSDEDGEEVYSRSPVRAPFGINLHSKETRKVLNTYTHSDSAYHTETCHYSGQLPASNSLNNRLKHNLKTEGLDISMDCVDLLNNGLDSFLKRVIKLTHLRSSSESISMLDFRVATELNPMILGDVSHIVHENC; from the coding sequence ATGCCTGCAGTTCGGTGTTTTTCCAGAATCGATACTTTCGAGATCAAAGTTGAGATCGGAAAGAGACTCGGTGCACAAAAAGCTGAGAAGTACTTCAATCTACTCACCAGGTATTTGAGTCAAAAGCTCAGAAAACCAGAATTTGATAAGCATTGTGTAGCTTTAATAGGTCGAGAGAATCTTCATCTTCACAACGAACTCATCATTTCCATCATAAAAAACGCTTCTTTTTCCAATACACCCCCtcaaaaacatttcaaatccaaCACTCCTTTGACTCTAAAACTCCCTAATGGGTCCCACCCAAGAACAAGTCTTCAATCCCTCTGTGCATTTCCTCAGTCCCCTAAAAAAGGAAGAACCCCAAATCTTCGTGAAAGAAAATTCAAAGATAGATCACTCCATGAAAACACACGTACAGATTTCCAAACAATAAaactccaacaacaacaacaacaacaaagtgTTTCTTTAAGCAGCAAACCTCCTCCTAATAATTCTGATGAAGATGGTGAAGAAGTTTATAGTAGAAGCCCAGTTAGGGCTCCATTTGGCATCAATCTACACTCAAAAGAAACCCGAAAAGTTCTTAATACTTACACTCATTCAGATTCTGCATACCACACTGAAACTTGCCATTACAGTGGTCAGTTGCCAGCTTCAAATTCTTTAAACAACAGGTTGAAACACAATCTGAAAACAGAGGGATTGGATATTTCCATGGATTGTGTTGACTTGTTGAATAATGGGTTAGATTCTTTTTTAAAAAGGGTTATAAAGTTGACCCATTTGAGATCTTCTTCAGAAAGTATATCCATGTTGGATTTTCGGGTAGCAACAGAGCTCAATCCCATGATTCTTGGAGATGTTTCACATATAGTACACGAGAATTGTTAA